The stretch of DNA taattcttctataattttcacaattttgaacatctcctttgttcttgtatataggaaccaaagtactcttcctccactcatctgacattttttttgatttaaggatggcgttaaatagttgcgttagccaggagatgccctcttctcccatgcatttccatgcttctattggtatattatctggttccactgccttatgatttttcatcttttttaatgcttgccttatttcatttgaacttatgcgtcgatagaatgtatagctcacattcccttcggagttactaagatgtcccaacctaactcttgtgtcaccaccatcattgaataattttgtgaaatactccttccatctctccttaatcgctccctcatttactaaaacattttgattgtcatcttttatgcatttcacttgatttaaatcccgtgtttttctttctcttgctttagctaatttatatatattcttctctccatcttttgtatcaagtcgtttatatagattcttatatgcttttgaccttgcttcactaatagctctttttgctgccttttttgcttctttataatttttttgattttcttcattgttgcattgatataccgccttatagtaagttttcttatttttaattttcaattgtacctcttcattccaccaccaagactccttaaggttaggggctctaccatttgtctctccaaggactacctttgccgtgcttctcagagcattagccatttctttccacatttggtttgtctgtctttctccattccattcccttctaccccttaatttttctttgaagattagttatttctccccttttaaattccaccatctgattcttggattttgttttatgtgattttttctcttccaatttcttacttggacgtcaagtactagaagtttatgttgagtagtcaaacactctcccggtatcaccttacaattcctacaacataaccgatcctcttgtctcatgaggaagtaatctatttgggtgcttgaggtgatatttttatatgtgattaagtgtttgtcccgttttttgaacctagtattggttataatgagcccatatgccatagcaaaatctaggatagatttaccctcattattaatttccccgaatccataccctccatgtacctctctatatccgtttccgtctctacccacgtgcccatttaagtcacctcctataatcactttctctcctcttggtatcatttgtatgagtccctctaggtcctcccagaattttgcttttatctcatcacctaaccccgcttgtggtgcatatgtactaaagatattcatagtcattcttcctagactaatcttcaccataataatcctatcccctattctctttacatccactacctcatctattaagcttttatccataataatccccactctatttttcgctcgatcagttcctgtgtaccatattttatatccaacttctgataaagtttttgttttttttcctatccatctcgtctcttgaaggcacataatattaatttttctcttaatcatcacatccaccacttccatagctttgcctgttaatgttcctatgttccatgacccaatccttaatctgtgattttgtttttggccttgactttggatttgattttgtttttggccttgactttgaatttgattttggttttggttttgattttgattttggttttggttttgattttgattttggttttgattttgattttggactagcttctttacccacatccgtccaagcaaatgcgggaacccttgctcatttatcattACATctgggcgccgatgcagcggccctagctcacttgtcactacacgggggcagtgtagcgcgtcgttatgaagggttacgcccacacccaaacgatttttcataatttgtctagagttcatgttttggatccgactaagttttacgttggctgtcggctacctaacacaaccctcttcCTTTATCCGGACTTGGGACcgacagtggataacatccccaggcggagtttctctttcaattctatCTCCAAAGAAAACCACAAGTTAGGACTGGGTTCCTGACAGGCACTAGTGAGTGAGTCTTAATTGAGGAAGGAAGCCTGTGGTCTTCCTCACTTGGTGTTAATGTTCCAGTTACCAGTTTCTCATCTCAGAAATATGAAACTAGAAGTTTTAAGTGTCCTTTGACAGGGAGATTGGTTAGATATTTACTTAATCATAAATCAGAGACCAAGAATATAGCATAAGCCTTTTGTTTTATAGCTTGATTGCATTGAATAGATAATGTGGAAGCACATATGAAATCTTCATTATGGTTTTTGGAGGTCCCTCAATCCTGATAGTCAAAGGTCCTTCAGAATCAGCAATTTAATTAAGAAGTTCTTACAAGGAAGCAGGAGATTTATTTTTCCCTATGAACTGGCCATATTTATAGttgtaaatattaaattagaagAGTGCATTGATTGAGCAGGTGTTTGACATTTCTTAATTGAAATGTTTCCTCTTTTTGCTTGGTAATCCCCTTGTTGCTTGCTGCTCTGAAGCAATTTGTACTGTGAAAAGATAATACAACAGAACTAAGTTCAAATAGTTTCTTATAGCACCCAAAAGTAATTTCAGCAGTGGAGCCCCTACGTCTACCTAGTTGAGGAAAGTTTGGAAACAAAGTCTTAAAAGGATGGTTAAGCTCCAAAATAATTTAGCAACATTTTCTAGTGCAAGAATTCTTACGAGTTGTAATGATCAAGTGCCAGCAAGAGAATGCTTTTCTAGAATTTCATGAACTAGGAAAGcaaacatttctcttcaattgttTCCACCTGATACAAAATGATTCTACTACTTACGCTAATTAGAGAAATCCTTCTACAGCTCTCTAATTTTATTCCCCTTGCTAGTGTCTTCTAGAAGGTTGAATTGCATCACTTGTGTCCTCAAAACGATTTCATTGATTTCTCTTCCGTATATGGCACAACCAATTAGttgttatttgtttatttattcattttcagGTTGGTTGTTTTCTGTCTCAATTGAAGGAGATCCATTAACCATCCAATGTGCAAGGTCATAGCTTTTTGGTGTCTCTATTCCGTAATGGATTTTTAAGTCCCATCTGTTGTAACCCTTTACTTttagtttattatttaaaaatttgggttCATTTTAAAGTTTTTGAGTATTCAGTAAACAAATTATTGCAGCTGAAGCATTCCAAGTTTTCCTTACTGTATACTTGGGTAATAATAAGTGGGGAAGACTGCTGAGGTTCAAAAAAATTGGTACTTGTTtgtgatatattgtattatgtTTGCCCTGTTGATTGACTGGCATTTCCTTATGATTAATTATGTTGTTATTATCATGTTATCATATTATTTCTTGTCTAGCATTTCAACTTTATCTGGGTTATGTAGAATTAATGAAGTATTGTACTTGTCAACTGTATGCTTCAGCCTGAACAATTGAACAAGATATTTGAGCTCTGTGGATCTCCTGATGAGATTAATTGGCCTGGAGTCTCAAAGATTCCCTGGTATAACAAGTTCAAGCCTACAAGGCCAATGAAGAGGCGAGTCAGGGAGGTTTTTAGGCAGTAAGTGAGAATTTGAATGTTAGATACCTTGGGACTTTTGTTCCCCATTTTAGTGGAAGAAGTTTGATATCATAATCCTTATTTTCTTTGCAGCTTTGACCACCACGCTTTGGATTTACTGGATAAAATGCTAACTCTCGATCCATCCCAGGTATGGTCAAACCTCAGATTGAATTTCTTATCGGACTTTTAGCCCCTTCTATGTTATTTGGCTGTAACAATTCTAATAATGGGTGCCACGCAATTATCCAAGTGTATGATTTTCCAAAATTCATTTGATGGTGTTGAGTTCATTGACAAGGAATGGAAGGATTCAGTGTGATTCTTAATGTCCAGAACCCAAAACCATTACAAACCTCAGGTTTATGGCAGGTACCTGATGAATACCTGATATAAACCAGAAATGAACCTCATTCACCTCTGGTAGGCTTGTTATGCTCGCCACAGTGGTGGGTCTCTCAACAAGAATTAATTAGTTGCTCTGAGATCAATGCATGTTAAATATAAAGAGGATCAATAAGATCTTGTTACTGCTAGTATATTTTCAGGGAATATTACATTCAACAACATACCAGGCCTTTATAGTGGGGttggctttagggaatatttcATTGTTGCATTTTAAAATCCTTACAGATGAGATTTCTTTAGCATAATAATTGAAGTGGTGCTTAATGGGTGACACCAACATTAAACATGGCTCTCATTAGAACATACATTACTTCATTACATGCTTCTGTGTGCAGTTAAGGAACATGACAGTTTCATCTATCTAAGGGATTGGCTTTGGTTGGTTAATGATTTTTCGTTGCCTCTACTTTACACTTCTGTTTTTAGAAGCTCAACTAGAGGCCATGAATATATAAGTGGATCTCCATAATTGGTGTCATTGCATGCAtatctttctattttgttctctctttcttccattATAGCATTTCCTTCACACAATTAACCTGTCTTTCTTTGTCAATTTACATAGAGAATATCTGCAAAGGATGCCCTTGATGCTGAATATTTTTGGACTGACCCCTTACCTTGTGACCCAAAAAGGTTAGTCTCAAACCCTTTTAAGTGTATATGTTGCACATAAtttctttcattgttttcatttttaccAAAGGAGGAACTTTGGTATTTGCAAGCCTTGAACAAGGTTTGCAAACTTTGGCCATGGTATGCCGCATCTTATGACATTGATCTTTGCCGTCTAATGATGTAGTTTACCTAAATATGAATCATCACACGAGttccaaacaaagaaaaaaaggcaACAGCAGcgacaaaatgaagaaatggcAAAGAGACAGAAATTGCAGCATCCACAGCAGCATGCTCGCCTGCCTCCCATCCAACAAACAGGGCAACCTCATCCCCAGCATTGGTCTGGACCTAATCATTCGATAAACAATTCTCAGGCTCCGGTGCCGGGCGGACCTGGCCATCATCACTACGGGAAGCCTCGTGGTCCTCCTGGAGGTCCTAGTAGGTATCCTCCAAGCGGTAATCCAGGTGGGGGATACTACCCTGATCGTGGGGGTCAAAGTGGTTACAGTAGTGGATCATATCCAGCTCAGGGTCGAGCACCACCATATCCTGGAAGCAGCGCGCCGGCGCCTGGTCCAAGAGGAGCCTCGGGAGGTTATGGAGTTGGCCCTCCTAATTACTCCCAAGGCGGTCAATATGGAAGTTCCGGAGCTGGTAGAGCTCCTCCAAACCCGATGGGCACCAATCGAAATCAGCAATATGGTTGGCAGCAGTAAGTGTGAATTAAACATTTCACTCAAGTTAGATGACATACTCTGACTGAATAGCAATTGTAATGATCGGAAATAGTGCAAAAAATTCGGCCATTTGTTTATGGTAAGACTGTAGTCCAGCAGACCAGCAAATACTGGTCTGATATGGTTTAGTAACTTTGTTGGTTGAGATACATGGATGCCGCTATCCTGTTTTGCCGCCTTTACTTTGCAATCGAGTTCaacttttattataatttagaaatatagatttttggctttggctttggcttcTATATAGGTCTCATTTGTTCTGCTTTCCAATAACTGCTGGAAGATAAgtttcatgttttctttatctTAAACAACGGCAGCAACTAATATAAGTCTTAATTTTACTGGGAGCGGGAGGGATAATCTTCCTTTCttagtttgttttatttttcagttttatctTTGAACCATCAGACCACAATGTGGCCTTTGCTTAACGCTAGAGAAGACATATCTGAAAATGGGTTGGTTGTCCGGCATGTATATTTTCTGATCATATATTATACATcttatttgtatattatttatctacGTCTTGGACTATACAAAACacataaatgatataaatatttctcattttattGCGTTTTATTGCGTCTCATCACCTTTGGTAAGAACATTTTATACATTAGTACGTACTTGTGTAgtctaaaatataataaataatgtaCCAATTGCATTTTCCAATATTATATCATGCTAGCTGCCAGCGTGTGGCCAATTTGCAAATATCATCAAATGTGACTATCCCACACGCATACTGATATGACTCTCTGCTGGGGACAAAATATGCCCTTAATGGCTACTTTGGCCatataaaaaggaaaacaaaatatgccCTTAGCTTGGATTAAATGGgtgaattatatatatgctataTCTTCTTGTTTACGCTCTCAATACAAAGCCACTAatgatgtgttttttttttaccctaATTCATTAGGGAAAGAAAAATATCTTTATCTCAAAATAGGTATAAGTCAGTCGGACTATATTATAGGTACATCATTATGTACACgttgaataacataatacattgtaaattactaaaataccccttgCGCTTCATCGCCTTGCCTCTCATTACTCCTCAGCGCTTTGGggtgagaaatattttaataatacgTCTCATCTCACCATTTTAGGTgaaagatattttagatattttaacattttaatgtaaatttttataaaatatacacaATAATATACTAATAGCATTTCAAATAAGTTTATGTAACGAAAATTACGTAAGACTCTCACTCGTGTACTGGGGATAGTCTTTCTTTATAAATTGtgatgttattttgatattctttTACCAAATTACTATCTCTTGTGGAAAAGTTGGCCTGACATGACTTTGTATAGAATTCTCATGCAAAAAATTATGCACGAACACAGTTCTATGGTGACGTACGTACATacctacatacatacatataaagcAATTTAGCATTACAAGTTGTCAAAACACTTTTTAAGCGGTGGTGGTCAAATTGGTGCATGAATGAAGGAATCAAAACTGTGAACAGTTGGCTGCCCGTGACTCTCTGCCTATTGCTGTATATTGAACTTTGATTGGGAATGggtttgtctctctctctctctctctctctctctctctctctctctatatgtaCACGCTCTCTTCTTACCAAGTGTAAGTAAAGCTTTTCAAATTCACATGCATCCAAGCCGCATCAggacaactctctctctctgtctcacTCTCTCTCCAATCCCAACCCAAACTTTCATTGCCTTCCCCACAATGCCCTTCACTTCCTCTGCATTTCCCATTTCATATTTTCCCCAATCTCATCTcatagaattattatttttggaaaatgaaaaatgtaccGTTGAGATAAAGCGGCAGTTGCTTTTTTTGTAACTATAAACCGTTTTAGTGGgtgtttttcccttcttttgtCCCAATGTAGAATTGTTAACGATGAGGCATTATTTTGCATAAAGATTCCATAATGTTTGGTTATTTTTGccacaatatatatttatatgtatgtatatatatttggtttagGTACTTAAAATGGGAAATGGGGAAAAGACATGTGGAATAAAGTAAGCTAAATAAAGATGGGGTAAGCATTTAGGGTGTGTGCCCATTATACTTTCACTTCTAGGTAACAAAGAAAGTGAGACTTAAAGtgagtgaaaaaaaataagaaaaagtaaCCTTTTAgtaaaagatgaagaagacgagaattaaagaaaacataataaataaaatctttttagaCATGACACTCACATATAATAGTTTTTAGTGCTGAGTTAAGAGTTAGTGGGGTCTTAGGTGACAAAATagctctcattctttctctcttccacCATCTCGCATGACGGCCTACCTGGCAACGGGACTATGTCTGTCGTCTGTTGTGACCGGTGACCATATTTAAAGACGCCATTTCTCTTGGTCTCCGACGGTGCCATCGCTTTCTCTATATCTTTAAAGATGCTAATCAAATCGTGTGACCGTCTGTCGTGAGTGACAACCGTGTCTCCTGATCTCCTCTCGGCTTCCATCAATGTCTCCTAGTAGTGGTTAGTCTCATCTCTTACTTGCGGTGGCAGcgacatctctctctctctctggcatCTCCGGTTCAGTGtctcttccctctctttctctctctcgcgccTCTTTTGGCATCTTCTCCAAcgtctttctctttctttgacATCTCCCATCATTTGCCTCTCGTCTtagtattttcatttttttggggcccctaaaaaaatgagaataacaCCCCCAATCATAATGCCTATGCTTTGAGATGGCCTTGATAGTTTTACAAGAGTATATAACTATGGGTAAAGAggataaaaatctaaaatttatatagtcACTACACCTAGTAAAAGTAAGgcttataaatgttattttgttgggaaaaattaagttaaattgatattttactattgtatttagttttgataataaaaaataaattgatttataCCCTAAATTATAagtcaaatttataattttcaacaaaaatcaatttcaaacactctgttaaaatgaaaatcaaatgaattgtattcttatacatatatggagatttgcacaaacaagtattatgagaaaatctcctaaataattttaaaaaattagttttgaattgTTGGTcaaaatgaagataaaatttttaaaggcAAAAGATGATCAATTGATGatgaaaatcaattatattttgatgatgaaattattgtGTAAATGACTATTAACTTAGTGctataaattacttttatatgatctattaaacaccaaaattaaaattaatttcatcatgcaatccaatgtaaaaaatcttgtgataaatttcttgatacatttggaatattatgtttttattctattatatcCAAActacttttgaaaataattttgaaatacagaaaaattttcaaattgatttttttagcCGTTGCTACAGTAATTTTCGGTTGCTATAGTAAATTCCAATAGCTACGGTATTTTTTGGTT from Diospyros lotus cultivar Yz01 chromosome 6, ASM1463336v1, whole genome shotgun sequence encodes:
- the LOC127803785 gene encoding cyclin-dependent kinase C-1 → MAVAAYGQLNVEDLPSWGSRSVDCFEKLEQIGEGTYGQVYMAREIKTGEIVALKKIRMDNEKEGFPITAIREIKILKKLHHENIIKLKEIVTSQGSEVDEQGKPDGNKYNGNIYMVFEYMDHDLTGLADRPGLRFTIPQIKCYMRQLLTGLHYCHVNQVLHRDIKGSNLLIDNEGNLKLADFGLARSFSNDHNANLTNRVITLWYRPPELLLGATKYGPAVDMWSVGCIFAELLNGKPILPGKNEPEQLNKIFELCGSPDEINWPGVSKIPWYNKFKPTRPMKRRVREVFRHFDHHALDLLDKMLTLDPSQRISAKDALDAEYFWTDPLPCDPKSLPKYESSHEFQTKKKRQQQRQNEEMAKRQKLQHPQQHARLPPIQQTGQPHPQHWSGPNHSINNSQAPVPGGPGHHHYGKPRGPPGGPSRYPPSGNPGGGYYPDRGGQSGYSSGSYPAQGRAPPYPGSSAPAPGPRGASGGYGVGPPNYSQGGQYGSSGAGRAPPNPMGTNRNQQYGWQQ